Proteins found in one Massilia sp. H6 genomic segment:
- a CDS encoding HlyD family secretion protein has translation MTVRQYGTVILTRPISHVVLTCVFVTLALLLIAFFAFFETTRKTPIQGMLVPTAGVTRVFSNQLGVIKDIRIKEGQFVREGEILFVVSSERSNADPRSTEALISDLLVKRRDSFQAELQQAKEQAGYRRAALQQRAQDLQGELQRLDSQALMQKQRISLSEQTVARFAQLKATNYISAAQLQEREAELLDQRQRLLEIGRISSATRRDLASTQAEVRDIEMQAVREQSALQRNASTLEQDLTENEARRETPVRARQSGTVTAIAANLGQTVGTATSLASILPEGDKLEAEMYVPSRAVGFIKPGMTALLRYQAFPYQKFGQHPARVREVATTSVRPEELANSAAAMPGAAQSEPVYRIRLELDQQAVQAYGAPMPLRSGMLVDASVLLERRKLYEWVLEPLFSISGRL, from the coding sequence GTGACGGTACGCCAGTACGGCACCGTCATTCTGACCCGTCCTATCAGTCACGTGGTGCTGACCTGTGTGTTCGTCACGCTGGCCTTGCTCCTGATTGCCTTTTTCGCCTTTTTCGAGACCACCCGCAAGACCCCGATCCAGGGCATGCTGGTGCCGACCGCCGGCGTGACCCGCGTGTTCTCGAACCAGCTTGGCGTGATCAAGGACATTCGCATCAAGGAGGGCCAGTTCGTGCGCGAAGGCGAGATCCTGTTCGTCGTCTCCAGCGAGCGCAGCAACGCCGATCCGCGTTCCACCGAAGCCCTGATCTCGGATCTGCTGGTCAAGCGCCGCGACAGCTTCCAGGCCGAACTGCAGCAGGCCAAGGAGCAGGCCGGGTATCGCCGCGCCGCCCTGCAGCAACGCGCCCAGGATTTGCAGGGCGAACTCCAGCGCCTGGACAGCCAGGCGCTGATGCAGAAGCAACGTATCTCCCTGTCCGAACAGACCGTGGCACGCTTCGCGCAGTTGAAGGCGACCAATTACATCTCGGCCGCGCAACTGCAGGAACGCGAAGCCGAGCTGCTCGACCAGCGCCAGCGCCTGCTCGAGATCGGCCGCATCAGCTCCGCCACCCGGCGCGACCTGGCAAGCACCCAGGCCGAAGTGCGCGACATCGAAATGCAGGCCGTACGCGAGCAAAGTGCCTTGCAACGCAATGCTTCGACGCTCGAGCAAGACCTGACCGAGAACGAAGCGCGGCGCGAGACCCCGGTGCGGGCGCGCCAGAGCGGCACGGTCACGGCGATCGCGGCGAATCTGGGCCAGACCGTCGGCACGGCCACGTCGCTGGCGTCGATCTTGCCAGAAGGCGATAAGCTGGAAGCGGAAATGTACGTGCCTTCACGCGCGGTTGGCTTCATCAAGCCGGGCATGACCGCGTTGCTGCGCTACCAGGCTTTTCCGTACCAGAAATTCGGCCAGCATCCGGCGCGGGTGCGCGAAGTGGCGACCACCTCGGTGCGTCCCGAGGAACTGGCTAACTCGGCGGCAGCCATGCCGGGCGCGGCGCAATCTGAACCGGTGTACCGGATCCGGCTCGAGCTCGACCAGCAGGCGGTGCAGGCATATGGCGCGCCGATGCCGCTGCGCTCGGGCATGCTGGTCGATGCCAGTGTCTTGCTCGAGCGCCGCAAGCTCTATGAGTGGGTGCTGGAACCGCTGTTTAGTATATCGGGCCGCTTGTAA